In the Flavisolibacter tropicus genome, one interval contains:
- a CDS encoding RDD family protein has protein sequence MSTIRIATNFNIDLEFTAAPFHRRLFAWVLDVIVMFFYIYIVSKILDSFDWGFRYYEAFSVLKTVLILPILAYHLISEILMKGQSVGKRLMGLRVISENGSKPSISQYIIRWFIRTSDIMVLVIVINAPTGFGGSTSFMWEVAAAFCLLIVDIILVNASKKNQRLGDILAHTLLILSKEKADIQDTIFLHINDNYTPSFPQVMQLSDRDINALKGILDASRKQNDYDMAERAADKIKNHLKIESHMSAFDFLEVLMKDYNYLSAN, from the coding sequence ATGTCTACAATACGCATTGCAACCAACTTCAACATAGACCTGGAGTTTACAGCGGCTCCATTTCACCGACGACTCTTTGCGTGGGTATTGGATGTTATTGTCATGTTCTTTTACATCTACATTGTTTCTAAAATACTTGACTCATTCGATTGGGGTTTTCGCTACTATGAAGCCTTTTCGGTACTTAAAACAGTACTGATTTTGCCAATTCTCGCCTATCATCTTATTAGCGAGATATTAATGAAGGGGCAAAGTGTAGGCAAACGCCTTATGGGTTTACGTGTGATCAGCGAAAATGGCAGTAAGCCCAGCATTAGTCAGTATATAATTCGCTGGTTTATACGAACATCAGATATTATGGTGCTTGTTATTGTGATTAATGCCCCTACAGGCTTTGGCGGTAGCACCAGTTTCATGTGGGAAGTAGCAGCAGCTTTTTGCTTGCTGATTGTTGATATCATATTGGTTAATGCTTCTAAAAAGAATCAGCGTTTGGGCGATATATTAGCTCATACCTTATTGATCCTCAGTAAAGAAAAAGCCGATATACAAGACACTATTTTTTTGCATATTAATGATAACTATACCCCGTCCTTTCCGCAAGTCATGCAATTGAGCGACCGGGATATTAATGCATTAAAAGGCATTTTAGATGCCTCCAGAAAACAAAATGATTATGACATGGCAGAGCGGGCTGCTGATAAGATCAAGAACCATTTAAAGATTGAAAGCCATATGTCCGCTTTTGATTTCCTGGAAGTGCTCATGAAAGATTACAACTATCTATCTGCTAATTAA
- a CDS encoding ABC transporter permease, which yields MNISSFIARRIAFNQQRSFSRFIIRLSIAATTISVAAMIITLSFVNGFRDVVSEKVFSFWGHIRIQYRQPMKANIAEELPIEADPRLVQVVKQNKQVTSINPFATKYAILKTSGEMEGVLLKGLQDSAGFQHLSGFKIEGRWVRFNDSTYSREIVISMYTAKQLGLKLDDRILLYFVRPDGTLRPDKLTIVGIYKTGIEEYDKTFALGDIKLIRRLNSWKDNEIGGYEVFLKDYNQMDRVSNTIYDTPKFPLLWETKTAKEIHPNIFDWLNIVSYNGQILIAIVIVIVVINFITCLIILVLERIHMIGILKATGATDWTIQKIFLHHSALITLTGIAVGTVFSLSVLWLQQKTGFVRLKEAEYYMETAAVRIEPTQVLMVVAGTLLISLIVLLIPSLIVKRVQPIKAIRFS from the coding sequence GTGAATATATCTTCTTTCATAGCCCGCCGTATAGCCTTTAACCAGCAGCGTTCCTTTTCGCGGTTTATTATCCGTTTGTCCATTGCCGCTACTACTATCAGTGTAGCAGCTATGATCATTACATTGTCCTTTGTCAATGGTTTTCGGGATGTGGTGAGTGAAAAAGTGTTTTCGTTTTGGGGACATATACGAATTCAATATCGCCAACCCATGAAGGCGAACATTGCAGAGGAATTGCCCATTGAAGCCGATCCCAGGCTGGTACAAGTCGTTAAGCAAAATAAACAGGTAACCAGCATAAATCCCTTTGCTACGAAGTATGCCATTTTAAAGACGTCGGGTGAAATGGAAGGGGTGTTACTTAAGGGGCTACAAGACTCGGCAGGATTTCAACATTTGTCAGGCTTCAAGATAGAAGGTAGATGGGTGCGTTTTAACGATAGTACTTATAGTCGTGAAATAGTAATCTCTATGTACACGGCCAAACAACTAGGTTTAAAGCTTGATGATCGCATCTTACTCTATTTTGTACGTCCTGATGGCACTTTACGTCCAGATAAACTAACGATTGTAGGTATCTATAAAACGGGAATTGAAGAATACGATAAGACCTTTGCGCTTGGTGATATCAAACTGATTCGCCGGTTAAACAGCTGGAAGGATAATGAAATTGGCGGGTATGAGGTATTTCTGAAAGATTACAATCAAATGGATCGGGTTAGTAATACTATCTATGACACCCCCAAGTTTCCACTGCTTTGGGAAACCAAAACAGCCAAAGAAATACATCCGAATATTTTTGACTGGTTGAATATTGTTAGCTATAATGGTCAAATCCTTATTGCTATTGTGATCGTAATTGTGGTGATCAATTTCATTACCTGCCTGATCATTTTGGTACTGGAGCGAATACACATGATCGGTATACTAAAAGCTACTGGTGCTACCGATTGGACTATTCAGAAGATCTTTCTACACCATTCAGCACTCATTACCCTTACCGGCATCGCTGTAGGTACAGTGTTTAGCTTGAGCGTGTTATGGTTGCAGCAAAAAACAGGCTTTGTCCGATTGAAAGAAGCAGAGTACTATATGGAAACTGCCGCAGTACGCATTGAACCCACACAAGTGTTGATGGTAGTGGCAGGTACTTTACTTATTTCCTTAATCGTGCTACTAATACCATCTCTGATTGTAAAACGCGTACAGCCAATTAAAGCTATTCGATTTAGTTAA
- a CDS encoding AAA family ATPase codes for METQLFEQRTDLSALSEAVMAVRQQIKKVIVGQDELVRLVITAILADGHVLLEGVPGVAKTLSAKLTARSLDVNFSRIQFTPDLMPSDVLGTPVFNPKEGTFDFKRGPIFSNVVLIDEINRAPAKTQSALFEVMEERQITIDGKTYPMQPPFMVIATQNPIEQEGTYRLPEAQLDRFLFKILVPYPTEGEELEILQQFNQMGNTNVIAAIEPVLKRDQIATIRQQVKTLIIDEKLLQFIAKLIHHTRNHKSIYLGASPRASLAIMNASKAMAAINGRDFVTPDDILEVAVPVLRHRIILSPDKEMEGVSEDAVIKQIINSLDIPR; via the coding sequence ATGGAAACACAATTGTTTGAACAACGTACGGACCTGTCTGCATTGAGTGAAGCTGTAATGGCGGTTCGGCAGCAGATTAAAAAGGTGATTGTTGGGCAAGATGAGTTGGTTCGTTTAGTCATCACAGCCATATTAGCTGATGGCCATGTTTTGTTAGAGGGAGTGCCAGGTGTGGCCAAAACATTATCAGCGAAACTGACGGCTCGTAGTTTGGATGTCAACTTCTCTCGTATCCAGTTTACACCTGATCTAATGCCATCTGATGTATTAGGTACGCCAGTATTCAATCCTAAAGAAGGCACATTTGATTTTAAGCGTGGTCCCATTTTCAGTAATGTGGTTTTAATAGATGAGATCAACCGGGCTCCGGCAAAAACCCAATCAGCCCTGTTTGAAGTGATGGAAGAACGACAGATCACTATCGACGGGAAAACGTATCCCATGCAGCCACCGTTTATGGTGATTGCCACGCAAAACCCAATTGAACAAGAAGGAACTTACCGCTTGCCGGAGGCGCAACTAGACCGTTTTTTGTTTAAGATCCTGGTTCCATATCCTACTGAAGGAGAAGAATTGGAAATACTGCAACAATTCAACCAAATGGGCAATACCAATGTGATTGCAGCTATTGAACCTGTGTTAAAAAGAGATCAAATAGCTACTATCCGTCAACAGGTAAAAACATTGATAATAGATGAAAAGCTATTACAGTTCATTGCCAAACTGATTCATCATACACGTAACCATAAGTCCATCTACTTGGGCGCTTCTCCACGAGCTTCATTAGCAATTATGAATGCGTCTAAAGCTATGGCTGCTATTAATGGTCGCGACTTTGTTACACCTGATGATATTTTGGAGGTGGCAGTGCCTGTACTTCGTCATCGTATTATTTTATCTCCTGATAAAGAGATGGAAGGCGTTTCCGAAGATGCAGTTATTAAACAAATCATCAATTCTTTAGATATACCACGTTAA
- the truB gene encoding tRNA pseudouridine(55) synthase TruB: MHTPEHNPFAEGKVLLIDKPLYWTSFDAVRKVRYLVKTKKVGHAGTLDPLASGLLIICTGKFTKKINEYMAQEKEYTGTITLGAITPTYDLESEPQDLKPVDHLTTAQIEDATKPFIGQIQQVPPIHSAIKKDGKRVYELARRGEDVKLEPRAITISAFDITKIDGPIIHFRVVCSTGTYIRSLANDFGAQLGCGGYLSSLRRTRIGNFSVEDAHSIEAFEQEIRATRTDK; encoded by the coding sequence ATGCATACTCCTGAACACAATCCATTTGCCGAGGGTAAAGTCTTATTAATAGACAAGCCGCTTTACTGGACCTCTTTTGATGCCGTACGCAAAGTGCGCTACCTGGTGAAAACCAAGAAAGTGGGGCATGCCGGTACGTTGGACCCGTTGGCTTCTGGCCTATTGATCATTTGCACAGGCAAGTTTACCAAGAAGATCAATGAGTACATGGCACAGGAGAAGGAGTACACAGGGACAATAACATTAGGAGCAATTACTCCAACCTACGATTTGGAAAGTGAGCCTCAGGATCTCAAGCCAGTTGACCATCTTACAACTGCTCAAATAGAGGACGCGACTAAGCCTTTTATCGGGCAGATACAACAAGTGCCACCCATTCACTCTGCTATTAAGAAAGATGGCAAGCGGGTTTATGAGCTGGCGAGAAGAGGAGAGGACGTGAAATTAGAACCTCGTGCTATTACCATATCGGCTTTTGATATCACAAAAATAGACGGGCCAATCATCCACTTTAGAGTGGTATGTTCTACTGGCACCTACATCCGTAGCTTGGCCAATGACTTTGGCGCCCAATTAGGTTGCGGTGGCTATTTAAGCAGCTTGCGCAGAACGCGTATTGGAAACTTTAGTGTAGAGGATGCACATTCTATTGAAGCCTTTGAACAGGAAATAAGGGCAACTAGAACGGATAAGTAA
- a CDS encoding DUF5362 family protein: protein MEYDQTTALFNLNVDTVTKAHLSETAKWARFLSVVGFVLLGLFLLGGIAVSLYSERPLNNYGGNAAFSAYGVGMSFILLFTGVIWFFPLLFLYRFASRMKTALNGNDQNALNTSFQNLKICFRYVGIITIIILALYALLLVFAIVGVAAFS from the coding sequence ATGGAATACGACCAAACTACGGCTTTATTTAATTTAAACGTTGACACGGTAACAAAGGCGCATCTTTCCGAAACGGCAAAGTGGGCCAGATTTCTTTCTGTTGTAGGTTTTGTATTATTAGGCTTATTTCTTTTAGGAGGGATAGCTGTTTCGCTTTATTCTGAACGCCCCTTAAATAATTATGGTGGTAATGCTGCATTCAGCGCTTATGGTGTAGGAATGTCTTTTATTCTCTTGTTTACTGGTGTGATCTGGTTTTTTCCACTTTTGTTTCTATACCGTTTTGCATCACGTATGAAAACAGCTTTAAATGGGAATGATCAAAATGCACTCAATACATCTTTCCAAAATCTAAAGATTTGCTTTAGATATGTGGGGATTATTACAATCATCATTTTAGCACTATATGCATTACTCTTGGTATTTGCAATAGTTGGTGTGGCGGCATTCTCATAA
- a CDS encoding stage II sporulation protein M, whose translation MREGLFIKKHKDRWERVEHGSVTDPDQLAKDFTQLVDDLAYAKTFYPTSRVTHYINALASRIYLGIYQNRKERSNRLVHFFKYDVPYTVGKHHSVMLFSLSIFILFASVGFFSSLHDDTFVRQVLGDSYVDMTLQNIEEGNPFNVYADSNPFFMFIRIMINNIMVSFFYFFKGILFGVPSIVSLAKESMRIGAFEHMFYTKGLGGQAVVTVLLHGLLELTAIIITCGAGVVMGKSFLFAGTQKRIDSLRQGAKDGVKIVVGLMPVFMVAAFIEGFITRYYKMPLFMSLSILLVCGLFIIWYFVLYPIKLVQQSAAETLVADRKTIHA comes from the coding sequence GTGCGTGAAGGTTTATTTATAAAAAAGCATAAAGATCGTTGGGAGCGTGTTGAACATGGCTCAGTAACTGATCCTGACCAATTGGCTAAGGACTTTACACAATTGGTGGATGATCTGGCTTATGCTAAGACCTTTTACCCAACCAGTAGAGTTACGCATTATATAAATGCATTGGCATCACGCATTTATTTGGGTATTTACCAAAACCGAAAAGAGCGCTCTAACCGCCTGGTGCATTTTTTCAAATATGATGTGCCTTACACGGTAGGTAAACATCATTCCGTTATGCTTTTTTCCTTGAGCATCTTTATCCTCTTTGCATCAGTTGGGTTCTTTTCTTCATTGCATGATGATACGTTTGTTCGTCAAGTGTTAGGTGATAGTTACGTAGATATGACCTTGCAAAATATTGAAGAGGGCAATCCCTTTAATGTATATGCTGATAGTAACCCTTTCTTCATGTTCATACGTATCATGATCAACAACATCATGGTATCGTTCTTTTATTTTTTCAAAGGAATCCTGTTTGGTGTACCCAGTATTGTGTCATTGGCTAAGGAATCCATGCGCATAGGAGCTTTTGAGCACATGTTCTATACCAAAGGGTTGGGAGGACAAGCTGTGGTAACTGTTTTACTGCATGGTTTGTTGGAGTTGACAGCAATAATTATTACTTGTGGTGCTGGTGTTGTAATGGGCAAAAGCTTTTTGTTTGCTGGTACACAAAAGCGTATTGATTCACTAAGGCAAGGCGCTAAAGATGGGGTTAAGATCGTTGTAGGTTTGATGCCCGTTTTTATGGTAGCGGCCTTTATTGAAGGATTCATTACCCGCTATTATAAAATGCCATTGTTTATGAGTTTGTCAATATTGCTGGTGTGTGGCTTGTTTATCATTTGGTACTTTGTATTGTATCCTATAAAATTAGTTCAACAGTCAGCAGCCGAAACTTTAGTTGCAGATAGAAAAACCATTCATGCTTAA
- a CDS encoding TrmH family RNA methyltransferase, which yields MLNKKVVKDIQSLNLKKHRVETGLFIAEGPKVVRELLQLIPEQFQRIYATDTWQKERKDWTPVPVETVTEDELQKISQLQTANQVLAVLKQLPVEKPVIENEWALYLDTIQDPGNFGTIIRIADWFGIKQIICSKGCADLYNSKVIQSTMASIARVKVWYDEEENWLSQQWLPVLAATLGGQSIFEQETITAGILLIGNESKGVRPDFIQKATHQITIPRIGEAESLNAAVATGIILSHLVKG from the coding sequence ATGCTCAATAAAAAGGTGGTCAAAGATATTCAAAGTTTAAACCTGAAAAAACACAGGGTTGAAACAGGGTTATTTATAGCAGAAGGCCCCAAAGTGGTGCGCGAACTGCTGCAATTAATACCCGAACAGTTTCAACGTATCTACGCTACAGATACTTGGCAAAAAGAGCGAAAAGACTGGACTCCTGTGCCGGTTGAGACGGTTACTGAGGATGAATTACAAAAAATTTCACAATTACAAACTGCCAACCAGGTACTGGCTGTATTAAAACAACTACCGGTGGAGAAGCCTGTTATAGAGAATGAATGGGCATTATACCTGGATACTATTCAAGACCCCGGGAACTTTGGAACCATTATCCGCATTGCCGATTGGTTTGGAATAAAGCAAATTATTTGCAGTAAAGGATGTGCAGACCTATATAATTCCAAAGTCATTCAATCAACAATGGCCAGCATAGCAAGGGTAAAGGTTTGGTACGATGAAGAAGAAAACTGGTTAAGCCAGCAATGGTTGCCTGTTTTAGCGGCTACGCTAGGCGGCCAATCTATTTTTGAACAAGAGACCATTACTGCAGGTATACTCTTAATCGGTAATGAATCTAAAGGCGTTCGTCCTGACTTTATTCAAAAAGCTACGCATCAGATCACGATCCCTCGTATCGGTGAGGCGGAGTCGCTAAATGCAGCGGTGGCTACTGGTATTATTTTATCGCATTTAGTGAAGGGGTAA
- a CDS encoding DUF4350 domain-containing protein has translation MKKAFPYILGVVLFIALGGLLLITAANRPRKMNERITLKEVDKIPYGFYAARHMIHSLFPNAEVFVDKRTPGYWDSVSAYKSNQAVFITGMRMNADESELKELLDFARKGNYVFIITQDISYSAAQFFHTGDLVSDDGYFTGESDSLQVQLRQPRFENTKPYVYPGRRFASYFEDVDTTKVAVLGTNKNNKANFVQYKAGNGAIFIHTAPMAFSNYFILHKKNISYFENAVSVIPSTVTKVLWNEYYLYKKADQQDNEPNWLSVLMKYEAFRWALWTAIITLLLYVLMEMRRKQRVIPALQQPKNESLDFVRTIGQLYYDRKDHADLARKMSTYFLDYVRNQYKVSTNSLDDSFIQTLHAKTGYPVHEIKSIIDFIGLVETNAISEHQLNQFYNQLESFYQNT, from the coding sequence GTGAAAAAAGCATTTCCATATATACTAGGTGTGGTGCTTTTTATAGCATTAGGAGGCCTATTGTTGATCACTGCGGCTAATCGACCACGTAAAATGAATGAGCGGATCACGCTAAAAGAGGTTGATAAGATTCCTTATGGTTTTTATGCGGCCCGCCATATGATCCATTCGCTATTCCCAAATGCAGAAGTATTTGTTGATAAACGAACACCAGGTTATTGGGACTCCGTATCGGCATATAAGTCTAACCAGGCTGTATTTATTACCGGAATGCGCATGAATGCAGATGAAAGCGAGTTAAAAGAATTGTTGGATTTTGCCCGTAAGGGAAATTATGTCTTTATCATTACTCAGGATATTTCTTATAGTGCAGCACAGTTTTTTCATACAGGCGACCTGGTAAGCGATGACGGTTATTTTACTGGCGAAAGCGATAGCTTGCAAGTGCAGTTACGCCAGCCACGATTTGAGAACACGAAGCCCTATGTTTATCCGGGACGTCGCTTTGCCTCTTATTTTGAAGATGTAGACACAACCAAAGTAGCTGTGCTAGGTACTAACAAAAACAATAAAGCCAATTTTGTTCAGTACAAAGCAGGCAATGGCGCTATTTTCATTCATACAGCACCCATGGCATTTAGTAATTACTTTATTCTCCATAAGAAGAACATCAGCTATTTTGAAAATGCCGTTTCCGTTATTCCGTCTACAGTAACTAAAGTTTTGTGGAATGAGTATTATCTGTATAAAAAGGCTGATCAGCAGGATAATGAGCCTAATTGGCTGAGTGTTTTAATGAAGTATGAAGCGTTTCGATGGGCTCTTTGGACCGCAATTATTACATTGTTGCTGTATGTGTTAATGGAAATGCGTCGTAAACAGCGTGTAATCCCTGCATTACAGCAACCCAAAAATGAATCACTGGATTTTGTAAGAACCATTGGGCAGCTTTACTACGACCGGAAAGATCATGCTGATCTTGCGCGTAAAATGAGCACCTACTTTCTGGATTACGTTCGCAACCAGTATAAAGTATCTACCAATTCGCTGGATGATAGTTTTATTCAAACTTTGCATGCTAAAACGGGTTATCCTGTTCATGAGATAAAGAGCATTATTGATTTCATTGGTCTGGTTGAAACCAACGCGATCAGTGAACATCAATTGAATCAGTTTTATAACCAATTAGAATCATTTTATCAAAATACCTGA
- a CDS encoding BamA/TamA family outer membrane protein, whose protein sequence is MNDLSPFYRFKNTTWLAVLLVLFVSCSVVKDYPVRKPFVYETNIELETPLTTVERKNLVNKLEKQLDDSIQVRTIEKLVGWDKGPRLFYNVLKKPPVYDSLNADKSLTYMKALLNAEGYYRDTSRYEVKIDSIGDQYRTHVNFRVTPGKLFTLDSIGYTIGQDSIANNFSEDHLENLTRQSLAQSYLKKGGPFSKSLLSAERDRLTDYYRNNGYLRFSQEEILVVWDTVGQAFLRPTLDPFEQAQQLEALRQRRLNPTADVTFRLRASKDTMHLVKYHVGNVTIYPDLNKDTAKYEPIIRHRRRATIVSYYDQFKDRPVTENLYLRRGDVYSQSNYLRTINRFNRVGAWRLVTIDQIPRGTTDTVDFVVRLTPAAKYAIDYSIEGSNNRGNLISQGNLFGLNLNLQNRNFARSANQANTTFRFGSDFKKEPTLQFALGHVINFPRAIPRIQQLPYAIRENARTSLVLFGNYLKRVDFADVKSINASWGYEANWNNKFLTIRIPNVEFTKVVEGPGLTDLIKKNQSYRYIYNDGFIISSIASLAQTKSKILEKGRGNYSITDYKRIGLEASGLLAGFIKSDFLDSNLYRFIKLDVDVRRTYSIRRSALVFRFFGGVGYELDTVKKYLPFFKAYFAGGANSMRAWQLRKLGPGSSKLSTADTVAPYRFADMQLELNGEYRFYIANYRGIQINGALFTDVGNIWYLRNNSDFENVKEDQAGQFKLDKLGRDLAVGVGTGLRVDLNYFLIRLDYAFKAKDPSQETNNQWFTNWGFGKGQESGQFQLGVTYPF, encoded by the coding sequence ATGAATGACTTATCTCCGTTTTACCGCTTCAAAAATACTACTTGGTTAGCTGTGCTACTGGTTCTATTTGTTTCTTGCTCCGTTGTTAAGGATTATCCGGTACGTAAACCCTTTGTTTACGAAACCAATATTGAACTGGAAACGCCACTGACTACAGTAGAAAGAAAGAACCTGGTAAACAAATTAGAAAAACAACTGGATGATAGCATTCAGGTGCGAACAATTGAAAAGCTGGTAGGTTGGGATAAGGGTCCACGCCTGTTTTACAATGTATTAAAAAAACCTCCGGTTTATGATAGTTTGAACGCTGATAAATCGTTAACCTACATGAAGGCGCTATTGAATGCCGAGGGCTATTACCGCGACACCAGTCGCTATGAGGTAAAAATTGATAGTATTGGAGATCAGTACAGAACACATGTCAACTTTCGTGTAACTCCAGGTAAACTGTTTACCCTGGATTCTATTGGGTATACAATCGGGCAAGACTCGATCGCAAATAATTTCTCAGAAGACCACCTTGAAAATTTAACCCGCCAATCGTTAGCGCAATCGTATTTAAAAAAAGGCGGCCCATTTTCGAAGTCTTTATTATCGGCTGAGCGGGACCGATTGACAGATTATTATCGCAACAATGGTTACCTGCGTTTTTCACAGGAAGAGATCTTAGTAGTATGGGATACAGTAGGCCAAGCATTCTTACGCCCTACACTGGATCCATTTGAGCAGGCGCAACAATTAGAAGCTTTACGACAACGCCGCTTGAATCCAACAGCCGATGTTACATTTCGTCTCCGTGCCAGTAAAGACACCATGCACCTTGTCAAGTATCATGTTGGTAACGTTACCATCTACCCCGACTTAAACAAGGACACCGCTAAATACGAGCCAATCATACGTCACCGTAGAAGGGCTACCATTGTTAGTTATTATGACCAGTTTAAAGACCGCCCTGTTACAGAAAATCTCTATTTGAGAAGAGGTGATGTATACAGCCAAAGCAATTACCTGCGCACCATTAACCGCTTTAACCGTGTTGGTGCGTGGCGATTGGTGACCATTGATCAAATACCCAGGGGCACAACTGATACCGTAGATTTTGTTGTGAGACTTACGCCTGCTGCTAAATATGCAATTGATTACAGTATTGAAGGCAGCAATAACCGTGGTAACCTGATTTCACAGGGGAATCTTTTTGGCTTGAACTTAAACCTGCAGAACCGGAACTTTGCTCGCAGCGCCAACCAGGCCAATACGACATTTCGTTTTGGCAGCGACTTTAAAAAAGAGCCAACATTGCAATTTGCACTTGGACATGTTATCAACTTTCCACGTGCTATTCCTCGCATTCAACAACTACCCTATGCCATAAGAGAAAATGCAAGAACCTCATTGGTCTTGTTTGGCAATTATCTTAAAAGAGTTGATTTTGCTGATGTCAAAAGTATAAACGCCTCCTGGGGGTATGAAGCGAATTGGAATAATAAATTTCTTACGATCCGTATTCCCAATGTGGAATTTACAAAAGTAGTAGAAGGTCCAGGGTTAACAGACTTGATTAAAAAGAATCAGTCCTACCGCTACATCTATAACGACGGGTTTATCATTTCATCCATTGCTAGTCTGGCCCAAACTAAAAGCAAAATACTTGAAAAAGGCCGTGGCAATTACAGTATTACAGACTATAAACGTATTGGCCTTGAAGCATCGGGTCTTTTAGCGGGCTTCATCAAATCAGACTTTTTAGATTCTAATCTTTATCGTTTTATAAAGCTTGATGTGGACGTAAGACGCACTTATAGCATTCGTCGATCAGCGTTGGTATTTCGCTTTTTTGGAGGTGTTGGCTATGAGTTAGATACCGTAAAAAAATACCTGCCTTTCTTCAAAGCTTACTTTGCAGGCGGTGCCAATAGTATGCGAGCCTGGCAACTCCGTAAGTTAGGGCCGGGTTCATCAAAACTCTCAACAGCCGACACAGTAGCACCTTACCGATTTGCCGATATGCAATTGGAATTAAATGGAGAATACCGTTTTTATATAGCCAACTACAGAGGAATACAGATTAACGGTGCTTTATTTACGGATGTTGGCAACATTTGGTATTTGCGTAACAATTCTGATTTTGAAAACGTTAAAGAGGACCAGGCCGGTCAGTTTAAGTTAGATAAGCTAGGCCGGGATCTGGCTGTTGGCGTGGGTACCGGATTACGTGTAGATTTGAATTATTTTCTGATCCGTCTTGATTATGCGTTTAAAGCAAAAGACCCATCGCAAGAAACCAATAATCAGTGGTTTACCAACTGGGGCTTTGGTAAGGGACAAGAAAGTGGCCAATTCCAGCTAGGTGTTACTTATCCGTTCTAG
- a CDS encoding DUF58 domain-containing protein, giving the protein MLQSYYFRPLVYYVGFGAAAIFILSYFLPVLFPLGVAGLICLSIAILVDSFLLYGKKQGLLAARHLQERFSNGDENKVQIHLENNYGFSLRCRVIDELPFQLQERSWERYVEVNRDATQDVLYSVTPNERGEYHFGDIQVFVSSPLGIICRKYSFPSGTTVKVYPSFFQMRRYQLLSAANRLQEAGVKRTRRLGHSLEFEQIKEYVRGDDYRTINWKATARRDGLMVNNFTDERSQQIYCVINKGRIMKMPFEGLTLLDYAINASLVLSNVALMRQDKAGLITYAEKLDTFLPADKKASQLNLILESLYKQTTNFLEPDLEKLFAAIRNRITQRSLLVLFTNYESMESLHRDLPSLKRIAHYHLLLIVFFENTELQQLITSEANNTEDIYIKTIAEKYNHEKRLMVKELQMNGISAVLTQPQNLTINAINKYLELKNRQSI; this is encoded by the coding sequence GTGCTTCAATCTTATTATTTCAGACCGCTAGTATATTACGTTGGCTTTGGAGCTGCCGCAATATTTATTTTAAGCTACTTCTTACCGGTGCTTTTCCCGTTGGGAGTGGCTGGTTTGATTTGTTTGAGCATAGCTATTTTAGTTGATAGCTTTTTGTTATATGGGAAGAAGCAAGGATTATTAGCCGCTCGCCATTTACAGGAACGTTTTAGTAATGGCGATGAAAATAAAGTCCAAATTCATTTAGAGAATAACTATGGCTTTTCTCTTCGTTGTCGTGTTATTGATGAATTACCTTTTCAATTGCAAGAGCGCTCCTGGGAACGATATGTTGAAGTGAATAGGGATGCGACCCAGGATGTTTTATACAGTGTCACTCCTAATGAGAGAGGGGAGTATCATTTTGGCGATATACAAGTTTTTGTATCGAGTCCATTAGGTATAATTTGTCGTAAATATTCTTTTCCCAGCGGAACAACTGTAAAAGTATACCCTTCGTTTTTTCAGATGCGTCGCTATCAATTGTTGTCGGCCGCCAATCGCTTACAAGAAGCTGGTGTAAAGCGTACTCGTAGGTTGGGCCACAGCCTTGAGTTTGAGCAAATAAAGGAGTATGTACGTGGCGACGATTACCGTACTATTAATTGGAAGGCTACAGCAAGGCGTGACGGCTTGATGGTAAACAATTTTACAGACGAGCGCAGTCAGCAGATCTATTGTGTAATAAACAAAGGGCGTATTATGAAGATGCCTTTTGAAGGGCTGACTTTATTGGATTATGCTATCAATGCTTCATTGGTACTTTCCAATGTGGCTCTTATGCGTCAGGACAAGGCCGGTTTGATCACCTATGCCGAAAAGCTTGACACGTTTTTGCCGGCAGATAAAAAGGCCTCGCAGCTAAACCTGATATTGGAGTCTTTATATAAGCAAACCACCAACTTCTTGGAGCCTGATCTGGAAAAGCTCTTTGCTGCCATTCGCAACCGCATCACTCAACGGAGCTTACTAGTGCTGTTTACTAATTATGAGTCAATGGAAAGCCTGCATAGGGATCTGCCTTCGCTAAAGCGGATCGCGCACTACCATTTGCTGCTCATTGTATTTTTTGAGAATACTGAGTTACAGCAGCTTATAACCAGTGAGGCAAATAATACTGAAGATATTTACATCAAGACCATTGCCGAAAAATATAACCATGAAAAAAGGCTTATGGTAAAGGAACTTCAGATGAATGGTATTTCTGCAGTGTTAACACAACCTCAAAATCTCACGATTAACGCTATAAATAAGTACCTGGAGCTAAAAAACAGGCAGTCTATCTAA